From the genome of Armatimonadota bacterium:
TCCCGGCGCACTGGCACAGTCCCCCGAAAATGCCCCGACAGGCAGCCGCCGCCACAACACCGCCTGAACGGCCCCGACGTGCGACAGGGCGCTGGCCTCTCCGGCTCCAAATTCCGAAACGGCTGCCCTGCGCTCCAAGGCCTTGCCTGGCCGTTAGGCGTTGTGGTAGCATTGCGGCGAAGACCGCTGCAGAACGCGTCCGGCTCTCCGCCGGCAGGCATGTCGTTGCGAGTGGGTGAGGTTGCCCGCTCGTTTTTCATGCGGCGGGGTGAGGAGACGGGTACGTGCGACACGCACCATGGAAGGACGAAGTCGAGCGCCTAGCCGCTTCGGTTGCGGGCCGGTGGGGGTACGTCCTGGCCGGCGTGGAGATCGTCGGGGAAGGGCGGCGCCCGCTAATCAGGGTCAGCGTGGAGGGGGAGGAACCCGTGACCGTGGATGCGTGCGCCAGGATTTCCGAGGAACTGGGGCGCGCGCTGGATCTGCACGACCCGATCCCGCACGCGTATGTTCTAGAAGTTGCGTCGCCGGGGCTGGACAGGCCGCTGCACGGAGAGGGCGACTTCCGCCGGTTCGCGGGGCGCAAGATCGAGCTCGAGACGCGCGAACCCGTGGATGGGCGCCGTCGGTGGAAGGGACGGCTGGCCGGGGTTGACGCCGGCAGCGTTGTTGTGGATGTGGAGAGCCAGTCGGTGCGGCTGCCGCTGGAGCAGGTCGCCTCGGCGCGGTTGGTCGTGGGGATGGAGGATCTTCGTCAAGATCTTGCCAAGGGGGGGCGCGGTAGGTCATGAACTTGGAGCTGCTGCGGGCGCTCGATCAGATCGAGGAAGAGAAGGGCATCGGCAAGGACGTCATCATAGACGCGATCGAGGCGGCCCTGCTGTCCGCATACAAGAAGAACTTCGGTGCCACCGCCCAGAGCATGCGCATCGAGATGGACCGCGCGACCGGTGAGATGCGGGCCTACCAGGTGCGCACCGTGGTGGAGGATGTTGACGACCCGACGCTGCAGATCGCGCTTGCACAGGTGCGTGAGTGGGACCCCACGGCCCAGGTGGGCGAGATGGTTGAGGTCGAGGTCACGCCCAAGGACTTCGGGCGCATCGCGGCGCAGACCGCCAAGCAGGTTGTCGTCCAGCGGCTCCGTGAAGCAGAACGGGAGATGGTCTACAAGGAGTTCCGCGACCGTGAGGGCGACATCGTCACCGGCATCGTGCAACGAATAGAGCGGAAGAACGTCTTCCTGGACCTCGGCCGCATCGAGGCCGTGCTGCCGCCCCCGGAGCAGATCCCGCGTGAGGGATACAGGCAGGGTGAGCGGGTGAAGGCCTACGTGGTCGAGGTGCGACAGGGCACAAGGGGTCCGCAGATCGTGGTCTCGCGCACCCACCCAGGACTGCTCAAGCGGCTGTTTGAGATAGAGGTGCCGGAGGTCTACGAGGGAATCGTGGAGATGAAGGCGATCGCTCGCGAGGCCGGCACGCGCAGCAAGATCGCGGTCGCGTCCCGGGATCGCAACGTGGACGCGGTGGGTGCCTGCGTCGGGCCGAAGGGATCGCGCGTGCAGGCGATCGTGGACGAGCTCCGCGGCGAGAAGATAGACATCGTCGCCTGGAGCCCAGACCTCGCGCAGTTCGCCGCGGCCGCGCTCAGCCCTGCCAGGGTGGTGCGGGTTGAGATCTCCGAGCCGACCAAGACGGCGCTTGTGATCGTTCAGGACCACCAGTTGTCGCTTGCCATCGGACGCGAGGGCCAGAACGCGCGGCTGGCGGCCAAGCTGACCGGCTGGCGCATTGACATCAAGAACGAGACGCAGATCAGGGAGATCGAGGCGCAGAAGATCTTCGTGGATCTCCCTGAGGAAGAGCCGGTCCTGGCCGAGACAGCCGCCGCCCCTGTCGCCGCGGACGAGCCACCGGCATAGCGGGCGGGCAGGACAGATGTCACCGGCCAGGCACGTGCCACAGCGCCAATGCGTTGCCTGCCGGCAGGTGCGACCGAAGCGTGAACTGGTACGGGTAGTGCGCACGCCTGCGGGGGAGGTGCGCGTGGACTTGACGGGAAAGGTGTCTGGGCGCGGGGCGTACATCTGTCCGAATACCGCCTGTGCCGAGACAGCGGTGCGGGAGCGCCGGCTGCAGCATGCGCTCGAGATAGCAGTCCCTGAGGCGATCGTCGAGGAGCTGCGCGCGGCGGCTGACCGCGGCGCGCAGCTCCCGGGTCGGGGTTAGAGGAGGCCGCTGGATGCGGGTGTACGAACTGGCAAAGGAACTGGGGCTGAGCACCAAAGAGCTAGTGGATGTGCTGGCGATGCTAAAGGTGCCGGTCAAGAGCCACAGCAGCAGCCTGAGCGTGGTGGCCGAACAGCGCGTCCGGGTGCACATTGCTGCCACGCGGCCCTCCAAGGGGAAGAAGCAGGCCGCCTCTCCCGCCGCCGCAGCGCCGCCACCGCCTGTCGTGATCCGGCCCGAGACCAAGACCCCAACCGGGGAGCGGATACTGGGCATGCGGAAGATTGTGCCTCCCCCGCAGCCGGTGGTAGAGCCGGTCGCGCCTCCCGAGGCGCCAGCGGTGCCGCAGCCCCAGGCAGTGCCTGAACTCCGTCCGGCTGCCGCGGCCCCCGCAGCTCCCGCAGCCGCCGCAATCCCCGTTAGCCCAGTGGCCCCCGCTGCTCCGGCAGATGTCGTGATTGCCGCCGCAGCCCCTGCCGCAGCGGTGACGCCCGCACCAGTTCCGCATGCGGCCGCGGGCGTCGTCGAGGCGCCTCCTGCGCCGCCTAAGGTTGTCCCGTCGCCTCCGCGGCCGAGGGAGGTCAAGATCGAGCCGGTCAGGCCGCCCAAGCGAGAAATCGTCAAGGAGGCGCCACGCGAGCCGGCCGGTCGCGGTGCGCCTCCTCCGCCGATAGTCCTCCCGCCGAGGGTTCCGGACACGGGTGACAGGCGCCGCCCGCCCGCGGGTCCTGGCAAACCGCCCGGCAAGCCCGCGATTCAGCCTCGCCGGCCCGTGTTCCGCCTGCCCCGTCGCAGGCGACGCGTGCGGGCGCGTCCGGTCGAGATCACCGCGGTGGAGGCGGTTCTCCCGGTCACGGCGGAGATCGAGTTGACAGGTCCGATCAGCGTGGGCGAACTCGCGTCGCGGCTGAACGTTGCACCTGGTGAGATCGTGCGGCGTATGCTCGACCAGGGCGTTCTGGCCGGGATCAAC
Proteins encoded in this window:
- a CDS encoding ribosome maturation factor RimP, which translates into the protein MRHAPWKDEVERLAASVAGRWGYVLAGVEIVGEGRRPLIRVSVEGEEPVTVDACARISEELGRALDLHDPIPHAYVLEVASPGLDRPLHGEGDFRRFAGRKIELETREPVDGRRRWKGRLAGVDAGSVVVDVESQSVRLPLEQVASARLVVGMEDLRQDLAKGGRGRS
- a CDS encoding YlxR family protein is translated as MSPARHVPQRQCVACRQVRPKRELVRVVRTPAGEVRVDLTGKVSGRGAYICPNTACAETAVRERRLQHALEIAVPEAIVEELRAAADRGAQLPGRG
- the nusA gene encoding transcription termination/antitermination protein NusA, with translation MNLELLRALDQIEEEKGIGKDVIIDAIEAALLSAYKKNFGATAQSMRIEMDRATGEMRAYQVRTVVEDVDDPTLQIALAQVREWDPTAQVGEMVEVEVTPKDFGRIAAQTAKQVVVQRLREAEREMVYKEFRDREGDIVTGIVQRIERKNVFLDLGRIEAVLPPPEQIPREGYRQGERVKAYVVEVRQGTRGPQIVVSRTHPGLLKRLFEIEVPEVYEGIVEMKAIAREAGTRSKIAVASRDRNVDAVGACVGPKGSRVQAIVDELRGEKIDIVAWSPDLAQFAAAALSPARVVRVEISEPTKTALVIVQDHQLSLAIGREGQNARLAAKLTGWRIDIKNETQIREIEAQKIFVDLPEEEPVLAETAAAPVAADEPPA